One Cotesia glomerata isolate CgM1 linkage group LG8, MPM_Cglom_v2.3, whole genome shotgun sequence genomic window carries:
- the LOC123271033 gene encoding uncharacterized protein LOC123271033 isoform X2, whose protein sequence is MMVFIEENNARNCSIFIDHALNAYVNTLIFNIFTLVVCFISVCISRRSLSTPSYSKYENHHRSSSSCFVRPAVIKFVNVNTNSAHSNSNITKNGLSTGSNNDKTSKLSLSFDQRYEVLALLISTCIVLILQALVSIEMIIRIGNQPRINAGRIGFGAILGFFAHIGTIVAYPDAGLNHVICCIPCPTFRGCNPIVSGNVISAVVLCTTHFVIHFWEIHIIDTVAAFILIGLTTRTILPLAFYTFNVMLKKAPDYLIDELDKCLKEALNVDGVLEFRNEKFWIQSFGKLAGSLSVRIRRNANEIHVINKVAEHLSKIVSSLKVEEFDAWGLGKAGKFDGSQSCNSLEYYIDEILPRANKIDEDAGECPDKAGVKVLKIDQLLGNGFDYNFDVKVALENGCCESIKSSSHPRLLHGGTRSRIREDNRENISTNSNVNNNNHNDNNDDNHRLITLYRNENMKVVDHLHRDRKGNVLLTGLGDFRSYSSVLYK, encoded by the exons ATGATGGTATtcattgaagaaaacaatgcTCGAAATTGTTCAATTTTCATTGATCATG cattGAATGCATATGTCAATACACTAATCTTCAACATATTCACACTAGTAGTCTGTTTTATATCAGTATGCATATCGCGACGGAGTTTATCGACCCCAAGCTATTCCAAGTATGAAAATCATCATCGTTCGTCTTCTAGTTGTTTTGTGAGACCTGCGGTTATTAAGTTTGTCAACGTGAATACCAATAGTGCCCACAGCAATAGCAATATCACCAAAAATGGTTTATCCACTGGAAGCAATAACGACAAAACATCGAAATTATCGCTATCATTTGATCAAAGATATGAAGTGCTAGCCCTTTTGATCTCCACATGCATCGTTCTTATTCTTCAGGCGCTTGTGTCTATTGAAATGATTATCCGTATCGGTAATCAGCCTCGAATTAATGC TGGCAGAATAGGATTTGGAGCAATACTCGGGTTCTTTGCCCATATCGGAACGATAGTAGCGTATCCAGATGCTGGGCTAAATCATGTAATTTGTTGCATACCGTGTCCTACTTTCAGAGGATGTAACCCAATAGTCTCTGGGAATGTTATCAGCGCCGTTGTCCTGTGTACTACACACTTTGTTATACATTTTTG ggAAATCCATATAATTGATACCGTAGCcgcatttattttaattggcCTGACTACGAGGACTATTTTACCACTTGCTTTTTATACATTCAATGTTATGTTAAAA AAAGCACCCGATTATCTGATTGATGAGCTAGATAAGTGTCTAAAAGAGGCGTTGAATGTCGATGGGGTTCTAGAATTtcgtaatgaaaaattttggatcCAATCATTTGGTAAATTA GCAGGAAGTTTATCGGTTCGTATTAGACGGAACGCTAATGAAATCCACGTAATTAATAAAGTGGCTGAGCATCTTTCTAAAATAGTTTCGTCACTTAAAGTCGAAGAATTTGATGCCTGGGGACTTGGAAAGGCAGGCAAGTTTGACGGCAGTCAATCCTGCAATTCTCTTGAGTATTATATTGATGAGATTTTACCACGCgctaataaaattgatgaggATGCGGGAGAGTGCCCTGATAAAGCCGGCGTGAAAGTTTTGAAGATCGATCAACTGTTGGGAAATGGGTTTGACTATAATTTTGATGTCAAGGTCGCTTTGGAAAATGGTTGTTGTGAGAGTATAAAATCATCCAGTCATCCCAGGCTCCTTCATGGTGGGACTAGATCTAGGATTCGCGAAGATAATCGTGAGAACATTTCGACCAATAGTAAtgtcaataacaataatcataatgataataatgatgataatcaTAGACTGATAACTTTGTATCGTAATGAAAATATGAAAGTTGTTGACCACTTGCATCGTGACAGAAAAGGTAATGTTTTGTTGACGGGACTGGGAGATTTCCGAAGTTATTCTTCGgtactttataaataa
- the LOC123271033 gene encoding zinc transporter 6-like isoform X1: protein MMVFIEENNARNCSIFIDHDDEVEVTRTLGFEIRKILEERETKWILCLITYNIIITHYLCSWVTSTNSVALNAYVNTLIFNIFTLVVCFISVCISRRSLSTPSYSKYENHHRSSSSCFVRPAVIKFVNVNTNSAHSNSNITKNGLSTGSNNDKTSKLSLSFDQRYEVLALLISTCIVLILQALVSIEMIIRIGNQPRINAGRIGFGAILGFFAHIGTIVAYPDAGLNHVICCIPCPTFRGCNPIVSGNVISAVVLCTTHFVIHFWEIHIIDTVAAFILIGLTTRTILPLAFYTFNVMLKKAPDYLIDELDKCLKEALNVDGVLEFRNEKFWIQSFGKLAGSLSVRIRRNANEIHVINKVAEHLSKIVSSLKVEEFDAWGLGKAGKFDGSQSCNSLEYYIDEILPRANKIDEDAGECPDKAGVKVLKIDQLLGNGFDYNFDVKVALENGCCESIKSSSHPRLLHGGTRSRIREDNRENISTNSNVNNNNHNDNNDDNHRLITLYRNENMKVVDHLHRDRKGNVLLTGLGDFRSYSSVLYK from the exons ATGATGGTATtcattgaagaaaacaatgcTCGAAATTGTTCAATTTTCATTGATCATG ACGACGAAGTTGAGGTAACAAGGACACTGGGATTTGAAATCCGTAAAATCTTGGAGGAACGGGAAACTAAATGGATCCTGTGTTTAATCACTTATAACATTATAATTACCCACTATCTCTGTAGTTGGGTTACATCCACTAATAGCGTAG cattGAATGCATATGTCAATACACTAATCTTCAACATATTCACACTAGTAGTCTGTTTTATATCAGTATGCATATCGCGACGGAGTTTATCGACCCCAAGCTATTCCAAGTATGAAAATCATCATCGTTCGTCTTCTAGTTGTTTTGTGAGACCTGCGGTTATTAAGTTTGTCAACGTGAATACCAATAGTGCCCACAGCAATAGCAATATCACCAAAAATGGTTTATCCACTGGAAGCAATAACGACAAAACATCGAAATTATCGCTATCATTTGATCAAAGATATGAAGTGCTAGCCCTTTTGATCTCCACATGCATCGTTCTTATTCTTCAGGCGCTTGTGTCTATTGAAATGATTATCCGTATCGGTAATCAGCCTCGAATTAATGC TGGCAGAATAGGATTTGGAGCAATACTCGGGTTCTTTGCCCATATCGGAACGATAGTAGCGTATCCAGATGCTGGGCTAAATCATGTAATTTGTTGCATACCGTGTCCTACTTTCAGAGGATGTAACCCAATAGTCTCTGGGAATGTTATCAGCGCCGTTGTCCTGTGTACTACACACTTTGTTATACATTTTTG ggAAATCCATATAATTGATACCGTAGCcgcatttattttaattggcCTGACTACGAGGACTATTTTACCACTTGCTTTTTATACATTCAATGTTATGTTAAAA AAAGCACCCGATTATCTGATTGATGAGCTAGATAAGTGTCTAAAAGAGGCGTTGAATGTCGATGGGGTTCTAGAATTtcgtaatgaaaaattttggatcCAATCATTTGGTAAATTA GCAGGAAGTTTATCGGTTCGTATTAGACGGAACGCTAATGAAATCCACGTAATTAATAAAGTGGCTGAGCATCTTTCTAAAATAGTTTCGTCACTTAAAGTCGAAGAATTTGATGCCTGGGGACTTGGAAAGGCAGGCAAGTTTGACGGCAGTCAATCCTGCAATTCTCTTGAGTATTATATTGATGAGATTTTACCACGCgctaataaaattgatgaggATGCGGGAGAGTGCCCTGATAAAGCCGGCGTGAAAGTTTTGAAGATCGATCAACTGTTGGGAAATGGGTTTGACTATAATTTTGATGTCAAGGTCGCTTTGGAAAATGGTTGTTGTGAGAGTATAAAATCATCCAGTCATCCCAGGCTCCTTCATGGTGGGACTAGATCTAGGATTCGCGAAGATAATCGTGAGAACATTTCGACCAATAGTAAtgtcaataacaataatcataatgataataatgatgataatcaTAGACTGATAACTTTGTATCGTAATGAAAATATGAAAGTTGTTGACCACTTGCATCGTGACAGAAAAGGTAATGTTTTGTTGACGGGACTGGGAGATTTCCGAAGTTATTCTTCGgtactttataaataa